In Streptococcus parasuis, the following proteins share a genomic window:
- a CDS encoding response regulator transcription factor, translating into MMKKEKIYIVEDDEMIVQLLKQHLGKSYQVESVQNFRAVSQEVAEIKPDLVLMDISLPYYNGFYWTTEIRKTMTMPIIFISSSDDEMNAVMAMNMGGDDFVSKPFSLGILDAKIGAFLRRVNQFSKSTDLSIDQFQLSLDGRFSNESEQVQLSPTETKILSALLERQGQIVSKEELLEKLWENEEFIDQNTLNVNMTRLRKKVSEVGFERIHTVRGVGYLVK; encoded by the coding sequence ATGATGAAAAAAGAAAAGATTTATATTGTTGAAGATGATGAGATGATTGTCCAACTCTTGAAGCAACATTTGGGAAAATCTTATCAGGTAGAAAGTGTGCAGAATTTCCGAGCTGTCAGTCAGGAAGTTGCAGAAATCAAACCAGACTTGGTGCTGATGGACATTAGCCTACCCTATTACAACGGCTTTTACTGGACGACAGAAATCCGTAAAACCATGACCATGCCCATTATCTTTATCTCCTCTAGCGATGACGAGATGAATGCGGTCATGGCTATGAACATGGGTGGTGATGATTTTGTGTCCAAGCCTTTTTCACTGGGGATTTTGGATGCCAAAATCGGTGCCTTCCTGCGTCGAGTCAATCAATTCAGCAAATCAACTGATTTGTCAATTGACCAGTTCCAGCTTAGTTTGGACGGGCGATTTTCAAATGAATCGGAACAGGTTCAATTATCTCCTACGGAAACCAAGATTTTGTCCGCCTTACTAGAACGACAAGGGCAGATTGTTAGCAAGGAAGAACTCTTGGAAAAACTCTGGGAAAATGAGGAATTTATTGACCAAAATACACTCAATGTAAACATGACCAGACTACGTAAGAAGGTGAGCGAAGTCGGGTTTGAACGAATTCATACCGTTCGTGGCGTGGGGTACTTGGTCAAATGA
- a CDS encoding type II toxin-antitoxin system RelE family toxin yields MKTCYKLVPTSRFIKQLKKLDKFTQKQITNYLSSHVTDNPRQYGKALTANRSGQWRYRIGNYRVIVSIEDDKLILTSLKMRNGSI; encoded by the coding sequence ATGAAGACTTGTTATAAACTCGTACCAACCAGTCGTTTTATCAAACAGTTGAAAAAGCTGGATAAATTTACTCAAAAGCAGATTACCAACTACCTGTCCAGTCATGTGACTGACAACCCCAGGCAATACGGAAAAGCCTTAACTGCCAATCGTTCTGGCCAATGGCGCTACCGTATCGGCAATTACAGGGTTATCGTCAGCATTGAAGATGACAAATTGATTTTGACAAGTCTAAAAATGAGAAATGGAAGTATATAA
- a CDS encoding FtsX-like permease family protein gives MFYLKLAGQNIRKSMGVFSPFVLASLVLFTLICSMFLLMLSPVMKSMGTGAVSIGLGVVVLTIFSLIMEIYSFNFLMQQRTREFGLYNMLGMNKKKVALVASIELFFIFLLVIVLGSALAGVFANVLYLIFVNLTNYSDLHFSISPLAFVLTAFLFAGIFFILELLAVRTIGKTSPLILFRASEKGEKEPRGNLLLAALGVISLGVGYYLSLSSKAAGLAVIYRFFIAVLFVIAGTYLFYISFMTWYLKARRKNKRYFYTPEHFITTSQMIFRMKQHATGLANITLLAVMAFVTIATTTSLYTGMASMSSGLYPKETSITYPVADRSQGEMAFQQSVLSHFPEKAEDSLTYLTYQAGLVYDGGSEIVISPETIANPDFSKMAFTYFITQDDFRKLGNDLPELAANQVAFMRPSEKPSLEKVTLGDSSFENVADLDKAIFPDITNTLNAAVMVVSDDSVLETIRSYFEANNPQGYQVSLDYRVFTDMTNEEVATLGEQAGDAYNISGANGEFIGYVMQKTDFNNMIMGFTGGFLFTGFLLGISFLLGAALIIYYKQYSEGHEDKKSYKILQEVGMSQQAVKKTINSQTLLVFFMPLAMATLHFVVALVMLKQMLMMFGVVSSSMIYTVSGITLLAVALIYFIIYKWTSRTYYRIIER, from the coding sequence ATGTTTTACCTCAAACTTGCTGGGCAAAATATCCGGAAATCCATGGGTGTGTTTTCTCCCTTTGTTTTAGCCAGCCTGGTCCTCTTTACCTTGATTTGTTCTATGTTCTTGCTCATGCTCAGTCCAGTCATGAAATCCATGGGAACAGGTGCCGTGTCTATCGGACTGGGTGTCGTTGTATTGACCATTTTCTCGCTGATTATGGAAATATATAGTTTTAATTTCCTTATGCAACAACGGACTAGAGAGTTTGGACTTTACAATATGCTGGGGATGAACAAGAAGAAGGTGGCCTTGGTTGCTAGTATTGAGCTGTTTTTCATCTTCCTCTTGGTCATTGTGCTGGGTTCTGCATTAGCTGGTGTATTTGCCAATGTTCTCTACTTGATTTTTGTGAATCTGACCAATTATAGTGACTTACACTTTAGTATTTCACCTCTGGCATTTGTCCTCACGGCTTTTCTCTTTGCGGGTATCTTCTTTATCTTGGAATTACTGGCCGTTCGGACTATTGGCAAGACCAGTCCGCTGATTTTATTCCGAGCTAGTGAAAAGGGTGAGAAGGAGCCACGTGGGAATCTCCTCTTGGCTGCTCTCGGTGTCATTAGCCTAGGCGTTGGCTACTACCTATCGCTTTCATCGAAAGCAGCAGGGTTGGCTGTCATCTATCGTTTCTTTATCGCTGTGCTCTTTGTCATTGCGGGGACCTACTTGTTCTACATAAGCTTTATGACTTGGTATTTGAAGGCTCGGCGGAAAAACAAACGCTATTTCTACACGCCAGAGCATTTTATTACTACATCGCAGATGATTTTTCGGATGAAGCAGCACGCAACAGGCTTGGCCAATATCACACTACTTGCGGTCATGGCCTTTGTCACTATTGCGACAACGACCTCCCTCTATACAGGTATGGCCAGTATGTCAAGTGGACTATATCCAAAGGAAACATCCATTACCTATCCTGTTGCGGATAGGAGTCAGGGTGAAATGGCCTTTCAGCAATCGGTGCTCAGCCATTTTCCAGAAAAAGCGGAAGATAGTCTGACCTACCTGACCTATCAAGCTGGTCTGGTCTATGATGGTGGCAGTGAGATTGTCATTAGTCCAGAAACTATTGCCAATCCAGACTTTAGCAAGATGGCCTTTACCTACTTCATCACCCAGGATGATTTCAGGAAGTTGGGCAATGACTTGCCAGAGCTGGCTGCCAATCAAGTTGCCTTTATGCGTCCGAGTGAAAAGCCTTCGCTAGAGAAAGTCACTTTGGGTGATAGTAGCTTTGAGAACGTAGCCGATCTTGATAAAGCAATTTTCCCAGACATCACAAATACGCTCAATGCTGCCGTCATGGTGGTTAGTGATGATAGTGTTCTTGAAACCATTCGTAGTTACTTTGAAGCAAATAATCCGCAAGGCTATCAGGTTAGTCTGGACTACCGTGTCTTTACTGATATGACCAATGAGGAAGTGGCCACTCTTGGTGAGCAGGCAGGCGATGCCTATAATATCAGCGGTGCTAATGGAGAATTTATTGGATACGTCATGCAAAAAACAGACTTTAATAATATGATCATGGGCTTCACAGGTGGTTTCCTCTTCACAGGTTTCTTGTTGGGCATTAGTTTCTTGCTGGGTGCCGCCTTGATTATCTACTACAAACAGTACTCGGAAGGGCATGAGGACAAGAAATCCTACAAGATTTTACAGGAAGTGGGTATGAGCCAGCAGGCTGTTAAGAAAACCATCAACTCTCAAACACTCTTGGTCTTCTTTATGCCACTGGCTATGGCGACTCTGCACTTTGTCGTTGCCCTGGTTATGCTCAAACAAATGCTGATGATGTTTGGTGTGGTTTCTTCCAGCATGATTTACACGGTTAGTGGTATTACATTGCTTGCAGTTGCCTTGATCTACTTTATCATTTACAAGTGGACCAGTCGGACCTATTATCGTATTATTGAACGGTAG
- the relB gene encoding type II toxin-antitoxin system RelB family antitoxin, with product MAAITLKVSEQDKLFMQAMAKFEGVSLSELIRTKTLEALEDEYDARVADIAWAEYQEDLANGIEPISWEEMLEELGLTNEDLL from the coding sequence ATGGCAGCTATTACATTGAAAGTTTCTGAGCAGGACAAGCTCTTTATGCAGGCTATGGCAAAGTTTGAAGGTGTCAGTTTGTCAGAACTCATTCGGACTAAAACCCTTGAAGCTCTTGAGGACGAATACGATGCCCGCGTGGCAGACATAGCCTGGGCAGAATACCAAGAAGACTTGGCAAACGGCATTGAGCCGATTAGCTGGGAGGAAATGTTGGAAGAGTTGGGATTGACGAATGAAGACTTGTTATAA